From the Candidatus Hydrogenedentota bacterium genome, one window contains:
- the sfsA gene encoding DNA/RNA nuclease SfsA encodes MNYVLPFKKQELFSARFLGRPNRFLVDCENEQHGTIRAFLPNPGRLSELLFPGVRHYVLDQTKGAENRKTKYTVIAVDRDKAPVMLHTHWCNDMAEVLLKDHAIPGLEDARVVRREAKVGRSRFDFLLEDASGLFYLEVKSCTLFGNGVAMFPDAVTERGRKHLLELASLSAEGFPCRVLFIVQTEKVKWFMPDYHTDLAFSQTLLHVKDQVKIDALPVSWTKSMHYKPGTQMLQIPWDHIEKEANDRGAYLLILKLPEDTTLSIGSLGDQNFKKGYYIYVGSAMVNLTKRIERHGRKRKQKHWHIDYFRAACDVVDALPIRSSQRMECILADEVKAQFPENTNCFGCSDCRCESHLFYSQDNPLHQPAFHQWLQSRRMAPPQ; translated from the coding sequence ATGAATTATGTACTCCCCTTTAAAAAACAAGAACTCTTTTCAGCACGTTTTCTCGGCCGGCCCAATCGCTTTTTAGTTGACTGCGAAAATGAGCAACACGGTACGATACGTGCTTTTCTTCCCAATCCGGGACGCCTTTCAGAATTGCTCTTTCCCGGAGTGCGCCATTATGTATTGGATCAAACAAAGGGTGCCGAAAACCGCAAAACCAAATATACGGTTATAGCCGTCGATCGGGATAAGGCACCGGTTATGCTCCATACCCATTGGTGCAACGACATGGCGGAAGTGTTGTTGAAGGATCACGCAATTCCCGGTTTGGAGGACGCCCGTGTGGTACGGCGCGAAGCGAAGGTGGGCCGGAGCCGTTTTGATTTCTTACTCGAAGACGCCTCCGGATTATTTTATCTCGAAGTGAAATCCTGTACCCTCTTCGGCAATGGGGTTGCCATGTTTCCCGACGCGGTCACCGAACGGGGGCGCAAACATCTATTGGAATTGGCGTCTCTTTCCGCAGAAGGTTTCCCGTGCCGCGTTTTATTTATCGTGCAGACTGAAAAGGTTAAATGGTTTATGCCCGACTACCATACAGACCTCGCCTTTTCCCAAACATTGCTGCACGTGAAAGATCAGGTCAAGATTGATGCCCTCCCCGTCTCATGGACTAAATCCATGCATTATAAACCGGGCACTCAGATGTTACAGATTCCCTGGGATCATATTGAAAAAGAAGCCAACGACCGCGGTGCCTATCTGCTCATTCTTAAGCTGCCTGAAGATACAACCCTATCCATTGGCAGTCTTGGCGACCAAAATTTTAAAAAGGGCTATTACATCTATGTGGGGTCCGCGATGGTGAATCTGACCAAACGAATTGAACGACATGGCCGAAAACGCAAACAGAAACACTGGCACATTGATTATTTTCGCGCCGCCTGTGACGTCGTTGATGCCTTGCCTATCCGTTCGTCCCAACGCATGGAATGCATACTTGCCGACGAGGTGAAAGCACAATTCCCAGAAAATACCAATTGCTTCGGCTGTAGTGATTGCCGCTGTGAAAGTCATT
- a CDS encoding DUF202 domain-containing protein, which yields MKQENLILRDHLAIDRTLLANERTLLAYLRSGVALLVAGLTIINFATHTWFLVLGIGCLPAGIVVSIVGSARYARINKTIKNLYNLNYKDTKTKENTAI from the coding sequence ATGAAACAAGAAAATCTTATTTTGAGAGATCATCTCGCTATTGATCGCACCCTGCTGGCAAATGAAAGAACCCTTCTGGCGTATTTGCGTTCCGGGGTCGCTTTGCTTGTCGCGGGACTTACCATAATCAATTTTGCGACCCATACCTGGTTTTTAGTATTGGGCATCGGCTGTTTGCCTGCAGGTATCGTTGTCAGTATTGTGGGGAGTGCCCGCTATGCCCGAATCAATAAGACCATAAAAAATCTTTACAATTTGAATTACAAGGACACGAAAACAAAGGAAAATACAGCGATCTGA